A DNA window from Chiroxiphia lanceolata isolate bChiLan1 chromosome 6, bChiLan1.pri, whole genome shotgun sequence contains the following coding sequences:
- the MRPL21 gene encoding 39S ribosomal protein L21, mitochondrial yields the protein MAAAGARRAGAFLLSAAVRHRSSQSTSPQEGLVAKTSLSSPPWPEVPKLPDPVEEAKYHAEVVQKVNGMISAGEYGRLFAVVHFASKQWKVTSEDLIMMDNVLEAECGDRIRLEKVLLVGADDFTLIGRPLLGKDLVRVEATVIEKTESWPKIHMRFWKRHNYQRKKIIRNPQTVLRINTIEIYPCLS from the exons CCTTCCTGCTTTCGGCCGCGGTCCGGCACCGGAGTTCCCAGAGCACATCACCACAGGAAGG TCTTGTTGCCAAAACTTCCCTGTCTTCACCCCCGTGGCCTGAAGTGCCAAAACTTCCAGATCCAGTGGAAGAAGCCAAGTATCATGCAG AGGTGGTGCAGAAGGTGAACGGGATGATCTCCGCGGGGGAGTACGGGCGGCTCTTCGCCGTCGTCCACTTCGCCAGCAAGCAGTGGAAGGTCACCAGTGAAGACCTGATCATGATGGACAACGTGCTGGAGGCTGAGTGTGGAGACCGGATCCGGCTGGAAAAG GTTTTGCTGGTTGGTGCTGACGACTTCACGCTCATTGGAAGGCCACTGCTGGG gaaagaccTGGTCCGTGTGGAGGCCACAGTGATCGAGAAGACGGAGTCGTGGCCCAAAATCCACATGCGCTTCTGGAAGAGGCACAACtatcagaggaagaaaa tcaTTAGGAACCCCCAGACCGTCCTGCGGATCAACACCATCGAAATCTACCCGTGTTTGTCCTGA